One window from the genome of Halictus rubicundus isolate RS-2024b chromosome 7, iyHalRubi1_principal, whole genome shotgun sequence encodes:
- the LOC143355987 gene encoding uncharacterized protein LOC143355987 isoform X3, with product MCDNYFQEEVLLRGGDRVRDNERNLFNFEFDSKVYKSRLRLRRWLIGILIFLLISLVIINTYTTDQFPAVHFGTVLNISSQDNYVELKTFFTPVSNSGFVIHNQGCRIPAMDPFDPAITRFIHKEKPIACEHGTHLPLVDSNNTAVYVNPMAAQHFYNESEDVSCCWRPFWRLKDEDNVVTSNSSTVRAEFVKIECTRNKETIYKDYHAFLPRFRSIENKYDGSKAANAKSEYLSLLILGLDSVSRINFHRMMPKTVGALEKLGAVEMLGYTKVADNTYPNLVPVLSGLSEGELHDLCWQTKDKTFDECPFIWKNFSAAGYRTIFGEDACGMTTFNYLKPGFRVQPTDYYWRPFCIASEKDIGNTHKLNANLCVGTRKTFDNLLHYSRKTATQFAKDPYFGLFWEASLTHDFFNYPQLGDDSYHDFISYLSNERLLNRTALIVMSDHGMRWGEFRETYQGRMEDSLPFVFIVLPSWWRDKYQIAWANLRKNARSLTTAFDLHETLMDLLQLKNVEEPTLKNRYRVLSSIERLPRGISWFLPIPDYRTCTMAGIASHWCMCHSSNDVPLDDKKLRDKALFLVAELNQMLKKFVQCATLKLKEIRAAKAWRDKNDKSDLIDYTITIQTVPGDAIFEGTVRDRGKNSSNKLVGSVSRLNAYGKQSACVDEFNMRLYCYCL from the exons ATGTGTGATAATTACTTCCAGGAAGAG GTACTGTTACGCGGTGGCGACAGGGTGCGAGATAATGAGCGTAACCTTTTCAATTTCGAGTTCGACAGTAAGGTTTACAAGAGTCGACTGCGACTGCGAAGATGGTTAATAGGCATTCTAATTTTCCTGCTGATATCTCTGGTCATCATAAACACCTACACCACAGATCAATTTCCGGCCGTACATTTCGGAACTGTTCTCAACATCTCTTCGCAag ataaCTACGTGGAATTAAAGACGTTCTTCACGCCCGTGTCGAATTCCGGCTTCGTGATCCATAACCAGGGTTGTCGAATTCCAGCGATGGACCCTTTCGATCCGGCCATCACGCGATTCATTCACAAAGAGAAACCGATCGCCTGCGAACATGGAACTCATCTGCCGCTTGTCGATTCCAACAACACAGCGGTATACGTAAACCCGATGGCAGCGCAACATTTTTACAACGAATCCGAGGACGTTAGCTGCTGTTGGCGACCTTTCTGGCGACTGAAAGACGAGGATAATGTTGTTACGTCA AATTCGTCGACCGTCAGGGCTGAGTTCGTGAAGATTGAATGTACCCGGAACAAGGAGACAATATACAAGGACTACCACGCGTTCTTGCCCCGTTTCCGATCGATCGAAAACAAATACGACGGCTCGAAAGCCGCTAACGCGAAATCCGAATACCTCAGCCTGTTGATACTCGGCCTGGACTCGGTCTCTAGGATCAATTTCCACAGGATGATGCCGAAGACCGTTGGGGCTTTGGAGAAGCTCGGAGCGGTCGAGATGTTAGGCTACACGAAGGTAGCCGACAACACATACCCAAACCTAGTACCTGTTCTAAGCGGTCTATCGGAGGGAGAGCTGCACGACCTCTGCTGGCAAACGAAAGACAAGACGTTCGACGAGTGCCCGTTCATCTGGAAGAACTTCAGCGCGGCCGGGTATCGCACAATTTTCGGCGAGGATGCTTGCGGCATGACGACGTTTAATTATTTGAAACCAGGGTTCCGTGTACAGCCGACCGACTACTATTGGAGGCCGTTCTGCATCGCTTCGGAAAAAGACATCGGCAACACGCACAAGCTGAACGCGAATCTATGCGTCGGTACCAGGAAGACGTTCGACAACTTGCTGCACTACAGCCGGAAAACCGCCACCCAATTCGCCAAGGACCCTTACTTCGGTTTGTTCTGGGAGGCCAGTTTGACCCACGATTTTTTCAATTACCCGCAATTAGGCGACGACTCCTATCACGACTTCATCTCGTACTTGTCCAACGAACGGTTACTCAACCGCACGGCGCTGATAGTGATGAGCGATCACGGCATGAGATGGGGCGAGTTTCGCGAGACGTACCAGGGCAGAATGGAGGACAGTCTTCCGTTCGTATTTATCGTGTTGCCTTCATGGTGGAGAGACAAGTACCAGATAGCCTGGGCGAACCTCCGGAAGAATGCCCGCAGTCTGACGACAGCTTTCGACTTGCACGAGACGTTGATGGATCTGCTACAGTTGAAGAACGTGGAGGAACCTACTCTGAAGAACCGTTACAGAGTACTGTCGTCGATAGAACGCTTGCCCCGCGGGATTAGCTGGTTCCTACCGATACCTGATTACCGTACGTGCACTATGGCAGGCATAGCCAGCCATTGGTGCATGTGTCACAGCAGTAACGATGTACCTTTAGACGACAAGAAGCTTCGGGACAAAGCCCTGTTCCTCGTCGCGGAGCTGAACCAGATGCTGAAGAAATTCGTGCAATGCGCGACTCTCAAGCTGAAAGAGATAAGGGCCGCGAAAGCGTGGAGAGACAAAAATGATAAATCCGATCTTATTGACTATACGATAACGATCCAAACGGTACCCGGCGACGCGATATTTGAAGGGACGGTGCGGGACAGGGGCAAGAATAGTAGCAACAAATTGGTCGGGTCTGTTAGTAGATTAAACGCGTACGGCAAACAAAGCGCTTGCGTCGATGAGTTCAATATGAGGCTATATTGTTACTGCCTGTAG
- the Shv gene encoding dnaJ heat shock protein family member shriveled, which translates to MAAIKLIFSLFINLTIYIILAAAGRDFYAILGIPSTASQHAIKKAYRKLAKELHPDKNKDDPTASQKFQDLGAAYEVLSDNEKREMYDRCGEECLKRDGMTNNPDLFSSFFGDFGFHFGGESQQQQQEVPKGSNIVMDLMVTLEELYSGSFIEITRNRPVMKPAKGTRKCNCRQEFVARNLGNGRYHMIQQDVCSECPNVKFVTEERLLEVEVEPGMVDGQEIKFTAEGEPHVDGEPGNLILKIRTQPHPVFKRIGDDLFTNVTISMQDALIGFKMDLKHLDGHKVTIQRDKITKPGARIRKKGEGMPNYDNNNLHGTLCITFDVAFPETEFTNTQKEEIKNLFQQDSVNRIYNGITRI; encoded by the exons ATGGCagcgataaaattaattttctctttgttcataaatttaacaatatacaTAATCTTAGCTGCAGCAGG GAGGGACTTTTATGCCATTTTAGGCATACCATCAACTGCCAGCCAACATGCAATAAAAAAGGCGTACAGGAAGCTGGCAAAAGAATTGCATCCTGATAAAAACAAAGATGACCCAACTGCTTCACAAAAGTTCCAAGACTTAGGTGCAGCCTATGAAGTTCTTTCTGATAATGAGAAGAGAGAAATGTATGATAGGTGTGGAGAAGAATGTTTAAAAAGAGATGGTATGACGAATAATCCTGATCTTTTCTCAAGTTTCTTTGGAGATTTTGGTTTTCATTTTGGTGGGGAAtcccaacaacaacaacaagaagTACCAAAAGGATCTAATATTGTAATGGATTTAATGGTTACCTTAGAAGAGTTATATAGTGGAAGTTTTATAGAG ATAACTAGAAATAGGCCTGTTATGAAGCCAGCTAAAGGAACTAGAAAATGTAATTGTAGACAAGAATTTGTCGCTCGTAATTTAGGAAATGGAAGATATCACATGATACAACAAGATGTATGTTCGGAGTGTCCAAATGTTAAATTTGTCACTGAAGAACGACTGCTTGAAGTTGAAGTAGAACCTGGTATGGTGGATGGGCAAGAAATTAAGTTTACAGCAGAAGGGGAACCCCATGTAGATGGAGAGCCTGGGaatttaatattgaaaatacgaACACAGCCGCACCCAGTATTCAAAAGGATTGGCGATGATCTTTTCACAAATGTTACTATATCTATGCAGGATGCTCTGATAGGCTTTAAAATGGATCTGAAACATTTAGATGGTCACAAAGTGACTATTCAGAGGGATAAGATTACTAAACCAGGAGCTCGTATTCGGAAGAAAGGAGAAGGAATGCCTAATTATGACAATAACAATCTCCATGGTACTTTATGCATTACGTTTGATGTTGCATTCCCTGAAACAGAATTCACGAATACACAGAAAGAGG aaataaaaaatttattccaacAAGACTCAGTAAATCGAATTTATAACGGGATAACAAGAATCtaa
- the LOC143355987 gene encoding uncharacterized protein LOC143355987 isoform X2: MRKLLRNISVLLRGGDRVRDNERNLFNFEFDSKVYKSRLRLRRWLIGILIFLLISLVIINTYTTDQFPAVHFGTVLNISSQDNYVELKTFFTPVSNSGFVIHNQGCRIPAMDPFDPAITRFIHKEKPIACEHGTHLPLVDSNNTAVYVNPMAAQHFYNESEDVSCCWRPFWRLKDEDNVVTFSNECFTFQNSSTVRAEFVKIECTRNKETIYKDYHAFLPRFRSIENKYDGSKAANAKSEYLSLLILGLDSVSRINFHRMMPKTVGALEKLGAVEMLGYTKVADNTYPNLVPVLSGLSEGELHDLCWQTKDKTFDECPFIWKNFSAAGYRTIFGEDACGMTTFNYLKPGFRVQPTDYYWRPFCIASEKDIGNTHKLNANLCVGTRKTFDNLLHYSRKTATQFAKDPYFGLFWEASLTHDFFNYPQLGDDSYHDFISYLSNERLLNRTALIVMSDHGMRWGEFRETYQGRMEDSLPFVFIVLPSWWRDKYQIAWANLRKNARSLTTAFDLHETLMDLLQLKNVEEPTLKNRYRVLSSIERLPRGISWFLPIPDYRTCTMAGIASHWCMCHSSNDVPLDDKKLRDKALFLVAELNQMLKKFVQCATLKLKEIRAAKAWRDKNDKSDLIDYTITIQTVPGDAIFEGTVRDRGKNSSNKLVGSVSRLNAYGKQSACVDEFNMRLYCYCL; encoded by the exons ATGAGGAAATTACTTCGTAACATATCG GTACTGTTACGCGGTGGCGACAGGGTGCGAGATAATGAGCGTAACCTTTTCAATTTCGAGTTCGACAGTAAGGTTTACAAGAGTCGACTGCGACTGCGAAGATGGTTAATAGGCATTCTAATTTTCCTGCTGATATCTCTGGTCATCATAAACACCTACACCACAGATCAATTTCCGGCCGTACATTTCGGAACTGTTCTCAACATCTCTTCGCAag ataaCTACGTGGAATTAAAGACGTTCTTCACGCCCGTGTCGAATTCCGGCTTCGTGATCCATAACCAGGGTTGTCGAATTCCAGCGATGGACCCTTTCGATCCGGCCATCACGCGATTCATTCACAAAGAGAAACCGATCGCCTGCGAACATGGAACTCATCTGCCGCTTGTCGATTCCAACAACACAGCGGTATACGTAAACCCGATGGCAGCGCAACATTTTTACAACGAATCCGAGGACGTTAGCTGCTGTTGGCGACCTTTCTGGCGACTGAAAGACGAGGATAATGTTGTTAC ATTCAGCAACGAGTGTTTCACCTTCCAGAATTCGTCGACCGTCAGGGCTGAGTTCGTGAAGATTGAATGTACCCGGAACAAGGAGACAATATACAAGGACTACCACGCGTTCTTGCCCCGTTTCCGATCGATCGAAAACAAATACGACGGCTCGAAAGCCGCTAACGCGAAATCCGAATACCTCAGCCTGTTGATACTCGGCCTGGACTCGGTCTCTAGGATCAATTTCCACAGGATGATGCCGAAGACCGTTGGGGCTTTGGAGAAGCTCGGAGCGGTCGAGATGTTAGGCTACACGAAGGTAGCCGACAACACATACCCAAACCTAGTACCTGTTCTAAGCGGTCTATCGGAGGGAGAGCTGCACGACCTCTGCTGGCAAACGAAAGACAAGACGTTCGACGAGTGCCCGTTCATCTGGAAGAACTTCAGCGCGGCCGGGTATCGCACAATTTTCGGCGAGGATGCTTGCGGCATGACGACGTTTAATTATTTGAAACCAGGGTTCCGTGTACAGCCGACCGACTACTATTGGAGGCCGTTCTGCATCGCTTCGGAAAAAGACATCGGCAACACGCACAAGCTGAACGCGAATCTATGCGTCGGTACCAGGAAGACGTTCGACAACTTGCTGCACTACAGCCGGAAAACCGCCACCCAATTCGCCAAGGACCCTTACTTCGGTTTGTTCTGGGAGGCCAGTTTGACCCACGATTTTTTCAATTACCCGCAATTAGGCGACGACTCCTATCACGACTTCATCTCGTACTTGTCCAACGAACGGTTACTCAACCGCACGGCGCTGATAGTGATGAGCGATCACGGCATGAGATGGGGCGAGTTTCGCGAGACGTACCAGGGCAGAATGGAGGACAGTCTTCCGTTCGTATTTATCGTGTTGCCTTCATGGTGGAGAGACAAGTACCAGATAGCCTGGGCGAACCTCCGGAAGAATGCCCGCAGTCTGACGACAGCTTTCGACTTGCACGAGACGTTGATGGATCTGCTACAGTTGAAGAACGTGGAGGAACCTACTCTGAAGAACCGTTACAGAGTACTGTCGTCGATAGAACGCTTGCCCCGCGGGATTAGCTGGTTCCTACCGATACCTGATTACCGTACGTGCACTATGGCAGGCATAGCCAGCCATTGGTGCATGTGTCACAGCAGTAACGATGTACCTTTAGACGACAAGAAGCTTCGGGACAAAGCCCTGTTCCTCGTCGCGGAGCTGAACCAGATGCTGAAGAAATTCGTGCAATGCGCGACTCTCAAGCTGAAAGAGATAAGGGCCGCGAAAGCGTGGAGAGACAAAAATGATAAATCCGATCTTATTGACTATACGATAACGATCCAAACGGTACCCGGCGACGCGATATTTGAAGGGACGGTGCGGGACAGGGGCAAGAATAGTAGCAACAAATTGGTCGGGTCTGTTAGTAGATTAAACGCGTACGGCAAACAAAGCGCTTGCGTCGATGAGTTCAATATGAGGCTATATTGTTACTGCCTGTAG
- the LOC143355987 gene encoding uncharacterized protein LOC143355987 isoform X1, whose protein sequence is MCDNYFQEEVLLRGGDRVRDNERNLFNFEFDSKVYKSRLRLRRWLIGILIFLLISLVIINTYTTDQFPAVHFGTVLNISSQDNYVELKTFFTPVSNSGFVIHNQGCRIPAMDPFDPAITRFIHKEKPIACEHGTHLPLVDSNNTAVYVNPMAAQHFYNESEDVSCCWRPFWRLKDEDNVVTFSNECFTFQNSSTVRAEFVKIECTRNKETIYKDYHAFLPRFRSIENKYDGSKAANAKSEYLSLLILGLDSVSRINFHRMMPKTVGALEKLGAVEMLGYTKVADNTYPNLVPVLSGLSEGELHDLCWQTKDKTFDECPFIWKNFSAAGYRTIFGEDACGMTTFNYLKPGFRVQPTDYYWRPFCIASEKDIGNTHKLNANLCVGTRKTFDNLLHYSRKTATQFAKDPYFGLFWEASLTHDFFNYPQLGDDSYHDFISYLSNERLLNRTALIVMSDHGMRWGEFRETYQGRMEDSLPFVFIVLPSWWRDKYQIAWANLRKNARSLTTAFDLHETLMDLLQLKNVEEPTLKNRYRVLSSIERLPRGISWFLPIPDYRTCTMAGIASHWCMCHSSNDVPLDDKKLRDKALFLVAELNQMLKKFVQCATLKLKEIRAAKAWRDKNDKSDLIDYTITIQTVPGDAIFEGTVRDRGKNSSNKLVGSVSRLNAYGKQSACVDEFNMRLYCYCL, encoded by the exons ATGTGTGATAATTACTTCCAGGAAGAG GTACTGTTACGCGGTGGCGACAGGGTGCGAGATAATGAGCGTAACCTTTTCAATTTCGAGTTCGACAGTAAGGTTTACAAGAGTCGACTGCGACTGCGAAGATGGTTAATAGGCATTCTAATTTTCCTGCTGATATCTCTGGTCATCATAAACACCTACACCACAGATCAATTTCCGGCCGTACATTTCGGAACTGTTCTCAACATCTCTTCGCAag ataaCTACGTGGAATTAAAGACGTTCTTCACGCCCGTGTCGAATTCCGGCTTCGTGATCCATAACCAGGGTTGTCGAATTCCAGCGATGGACCCTTTCGATCCGGCCATCACGCGATTCATTCACAAAGAGAAACCGATCGCCTGCGAACATGGAACTCATCTGCCGCTTGTCGATTCCAACAACACAGCGGTATACGTAAACCCGATGGCAGCGCAACATTTTTACAACGAATCCGAGGACGTTAGCTGCTGTTGGCGACCTTTCTGGCGACTGAAAGACGAGGATAATGTTGTTAC ATTCAGCAACGAGTGTTTCACCTTCCAGAATTCGTCGACCGTCAGGGCTGAGTTCGTGAAGATTGAATGTACCCGGAACAAGGAGACAATATACAAGGACTACCACGCGTTCTTGCCCCGTTTCCGATCGATCGAAAACAAATACGACGGCTCGAAAGCCGCTAACGCGAAATCCGAATACCTCAGCCTGTTGATACTCGGCCTGGACTCGGTCTCTAGGATCAATTTCCACAGGATGATGCCGAAGACCGTTGGGGCTTTGGAGAAGCTCGGAGCGGTCGAGATGTTAGGCTACACGAAGGTAGCCGACAACACATACCCAAACCTAGTACCTGTTCTAAGCGGTCTATCGGAGGGAGAGCTGCACGACCTCTGCTGGCAAACGAAAGACAAGACGTTCGACGAGTGCCCGTTCATCTGGAAGAACTTCAGCGCGGCCGGGTATCGCACAATTTTCGGCGAGGATGCTTGCGGCATGACGACGTTTAATTATTTGAAACCAGGGTTCCGTGTACAGCCGACCGACTACTATTGGAGGCCGTTCTGCATCGCTTCGGAAAAAGACATCGGCAACACGCACAAGCTGAACGCGAATCTATGCGTCGGTACCAGGAAGACGTTCGACAACTTGCTGCACTACAGCCGGAAAACCGCCACCCAATTCGCCAAGGACCCTTACTTCGGTTTGTTCTGGGAGGCCAGTTTGACCCACGATTTTTTCAATTACCCGCAATTAGGCGACGACTCCTATCACGACTTCATCTCGTACTTGTCCAACGAACGGTTACTCAACCGCACGGCGCTGATAGTGATGAGCGATCACGGCATGAGATGGGGCGAGTTTCGCGAGACGTACCAGGGCAGAATGGAGGACAGTCTTCCGTTCGTATTTATCGTGTTGCCTTCATGGTGGAGAGACAAGTACCAGATAGCCTGGGCGAACCTCCGGAAGAATGCCCGCAGTCTGACGACAGCTTTCGACTTGCACGAGACGTTGATGGATCTGCTACAGTTGAAGAACGTGGAGGAACCTACTCTGAAGAACCGTTACAGAGTACTGTCGTCGATAGAACGCTTGCCCCGCGGGATTAGCTGGTTCCTACCGATACCTGATTACCGTACGTGCACTATGGCAGGCATAGCCAGCCATTGGTGCATGTGTCACAGCAGTAACGATGTACCTTTAGACGACAAGAAGCTTCGGGACAAAGCCCTGTTCCTCGTCGCGGAGCTGAACCAGATGCTGAAGAAATTCGTGCAATGCGCGACTCTCAAGCTGAAAGAGATAAGGGCCGCGAAAGCGTGGAGAGACAAAAATGATAAATCCGATCTTATTGACTATACGATAACGATCCAAACGGTACCCGGCGACGCGATATTTGAAGGGACGGTGCGGGACAGGGGCAAGAATAGTAGCAACAAATTGGTCGGGTCTGTTAGTAGATTAAACGCGTACGGCAAACAAAGCGCTTGCGTCGATGAGTTCAATATGAGGCTATATTGTTACTGCCTGTAG